The Moorena producens PAL-8-15-08-1 genomic interval ACATTTAGATAATTTCCGTTGCAGTTTTTTTAATTTTTTTTCGGACTTTCTTAAATATTTAGGATTATGGCAGGTACCACCATTACTGTCAGTGTAGAATTCTTTAATTCCAACATCCAGGCCAATAGCTTTGCCAGTTGGTTGAGTATTTTCTTGCCTTTCTTGATCAATACAAAATTGAACATAGTAACCATCAACTCTTTTAACCACTCGAACTCTTTTAATTGATTTGAAAGGATAGAAATGTAAATCCCTTGAACCAACTAATTTAAAAATACCAGCTTTAAACCCATCAGTAAATTTTATAGTTTTCCTATCTGTTGATACTTGATAGCCAGTGGTTTTGTATTCAACTGAGCGACAATTTTTTTTAAATTTCGGAAAACCTTTTTTTCCGGGAATTTGTTTCTTGCAGTTGTCATAAAACCTGGAAATAGATGCCCAAGTTCTTTCAGCGTGAGCTTGTCGAGCCATGCTATTTAATTTTTTAACCCAAGGAAAATTATTATTATCAGCTAATATTTTGCAATATTTGTTAAGGGCAAAACGGTTTATTTTGTCCTCTGGTTTAGCATCCATCCATAAACGCAAACATGAATTTTGAATGAATTGACCAGTCCGAATAGCTTCATCAAGTAAATTATATTGATATTGTTTACCTTTGAGCTTAAATTCATAAACTAGCATTGGCTCGACCTATTTGTTACTATATATATAGTATAGACGCTTATTATAGAAATGACAACCAAAAAACAAAAAAGAATTAGGGGGATACCAGTACATTATGAAGAAGTCAAAAAAAGACATACCATTTTTTTAACTCCTAGTACTTGGTAAAAAGCCCAAGAGTTATCCAAAAATAAAAAAATCAGTGTATCGGTATTCATTGAAGAATTAATTAGAAATCACGGCACTTAAAAGTGCTTACTTACCTTCATCCGCCCTCTAAAGATGGGCGGTTTTCGGTTGCGTCAATAATAACTTTGCCCTCAACCCCTTTGGCCACAGAGTAAGCTTTCAGCGCTTGAATCTCGGTCAGTTCACTCTGGATGTCAATGATGTAGAACAGTTTGAGATCAATGGTCTCAAGGGTGATGACACCTTAACTGTTAATGATTTGTCCGGTACTGATGTACAGTTGGTAGTCTTTAACGGTGGTGATGGTAATGACCTTCTCGACGGAACCAATGCTGTCTTACCTTTGGTTGGTATTGGTGGAAAAGGCAACGACACCCTGATTGGCGGAGCCGGTGATGACAACCTCAGGGGTAATGCTGGCAATGATAGCCTGGTTGGCGGAGCTGGTGATGATAACCTGATTGGAGATGCCGGGAATGACACTCTGATTGGAGGTGATGGCGATGACAATCTGGTTGGTGGAGATGGTAATGATGTCCTCATCAGTGGTAACGGTATTACTACCTTTACGTTTGACACTGGAACAGCTTTCAATTCAAGCGATTTGGGTCTCGATAGCATTCTTAACTTTATCGGAGGTCAAGACCGAATTAGTCTGGAACAGAGCACCTTCACTGCACTCACTGGTACCTCCAGTGGAGGCTTAGCTAGCAGTGAATGGGCGGTTGTATCTGATAATAGCCAGGTCGAAAGTAGTGGTGCTTTGATTGTCTACAACAGCAACACCGGGGATCTATTCTACAACCAGAATGGCAGTGCAGGTGGTCTGGGAAGTGGAGCTCAGTTTGCTACAATCGACACCAGCACCTCGGTAAATTTCAGTGACTTTGAGATAGTATAAGTTAATCAAAAGTTAACTTATATAGAACTTATATAGTCGTTTTTTGTTGAAGGTTGACTGTCAACCTTCAACCTTCAACCTTCAACCTTCAACCAACTTTAAACCTAACCTAGACCGAACGCTTACAGCAAACAACCTTCATGCTCATTAATCACCGTCCTAATTATAGGAATTATGGTAAACAATGTGCGATTACTGTGGGACACTTTTTCCATTAGAGAGCGCCTTTCCAAAGACTGTAAAACTGAAATAAGTTGTGAATTATAGTCTAAGGTAATACTATGGCGCAATTGTTTAATAGAAATGGGGGTAGGATTCCTAGCTAGATAGGCAATCACCTTTTTCTCTGACTGATCTAAGCGATTCAATTGCTCGATTAAAATTGTTTTCATTGGCTCAGGAACAATCACGTCATCCCAATTTAAAAATTCTGATACACTACCAAAAAAAAAGTCTTTAATTGTTTTTACAGCCAGCTTTAAGCCTAAGGGATTGCCTCGATAACGTTTAATGAGTTCCATGTCTTGCTCTTGTTCAGACAAACCATTAGCTACTAATAGTTTACGAGCATATTCTGTTGGTAAACCGTTTAGGGTTAATGAACGAGTGGAATAGTTTTTTTTCTCCAATAACTCCATTTGTAGCGGTGGTTCCCAACTAATTAAGAGCAAACAACTTTGGTGTCTTTCTTGTCCTACTCGTCTAAAAAGTTTACCATAATCCTCATATCCCGCTTTATACTGTCCAACTAAAGTGCCACGGCTTAAAATCTGTTCAGCATCATCGAGTATTACCAGACAGCGATGCTCTCGTAAACACTCTAGAAAATCAGACATCAGCAGGTTAATATCTTCTGGTAACTCCGATGACTGCTGGTGAGACAGGAATGGTATCAGCTGTGTCAGCAGTTCCTTCAGGGGTTGGCCAGAGGATAGCGATCGCCAAATAATATAATCAAACTCCCCCTGAATCTCTCGTGCTAGCTTGGCAGCTAACGATGTTTTGCCAACGCCTACTATCCCAAGTATTGCTACCAATTGGCTTCGTTTGAGACTAATCCATTGCTTAAGGGTGTTCAGTTCCCTAGTGCGTCCATAGAATGCAGAAATCTGTGGTGCTTCACCCCAATCTTGGCACTGCTGGGGAGTTTTGTATCCAGCCGCTTCCAGCCATATCGAGATATCTCTCCAACTTTTTAGGGTGTTCGATTTCCGATTAGTTAAGGTTTCTACATACCGATACAAACCTTTAGTTAGTTGAACGCTAAGTGAGCCACAACTCCAATGGAGAGCACCAGCAATTTTTTTGGGAGCATAGCCGCACAGCAAACCTCTTAAGCATGCTTTTTCCACTGGGGTCAATTTGATTTCCCTATTTGTAGCAATGGTTTTTTTCTGAGCCAGTTCTGTATACAACTTTTCTAAATTCCACAGTTTGGCTGCTTTGATAAACAGTTCATCTTCAAATCGATTGGTGTTATAGTTCATAGTAGGTAATCCTAATCAATAGCACCGAAGAGCTACCTATAAACTAATCAATAAACTAGTAAATATTGTAGCTATTGGGAGCGTTTAATAGATAGATTTGCAAAACGTATATGTCCCCGATTATCATAACTATGCTGTTTTTATGATTTTTGAAAAAAATCAGTTTGTTTTAGATATCTACGTAAGCAAATTACCCTGATTACTGTACCTAAATTGGTAATGTTATTTAAAAAAAAAGCTAAGGTAATCTGATAATTTTATATCGGTAATTATCATGTAAATTCGGCTTAATTTAGGTTTAATTTAATTCCTAAACTAAACACCCACGATAACCGATTGACTGACAACTATAGTTTACTTTATTTAATAAAATTTGACAGTACCCGTTATGGGTACCATAGCAGTTCTCAATTGGGTGAGGTACCTCGCCCTTGGGGTTTTAGGGAGTCGGGAGTCGGGAGCGGTGCGACCCGTGGCGAATTTAATTCGCCTACGGAAAGCGCACCGAGGGAGTCGGGAGCGGTGCGACCCGTGGCGAATTTAATTCGCCTACGGAAAGCGCACCGAGGGAGTCGGGATAAGAAAATTGAATGTACTTCATAAATAGGATTAACACTATATATCTTTTTTGGATCGAGCTAGTGCTGCCAAGTAACAAGTCACAATTAACAAATGTTAATTGTTTATTAATAATTAATTAATAACTATAGCGATTCTCATAGTAATTAGCTACACACACCTATTTTTTCCCTGTTAGCAGATTCGCTCTTACCTATTCCCTATTCCCTATTCCCTTTGCTAAGGCTATACTCCTTGACCTAATCCTAAAACCTAATCAACTGCTAATCACCATTAGGTATGTTATAGCTGCTGCGATCGCTAAGGTGGATTCATACCAAAAAAAAGAGAAAATTAACCATGGCTAAGTTAGTAACTGAACTTGATAAGCTATCCAACCTAATTCCGGAATCAGAACTAAATTTAATCAAGTCACTACCACAATCTATTCAGGATCAGGTAGTTCCTAGCCCCGATTTATCTAAGTCTGCTGGTACACCGATTCAGTTAAATTTGACCCAGATACAACAGTTAATTCCCAATGATTCAGGCTTAAAAAGCTTATCATCGAAATCTATAATATCAGGGCCTTTTAACTTTATTATTGGTACTCCCAATCCTGACTTTTTAGTGGGTACTAACAAGAACGATTTAATTTTAGGACGTGGCGGAAATGACGTCATTGTAGCACTCGGTGGCAATGACCTTGTGTTTGGTGAAGAGGGAAATGACATTATTATCGCTGGCTCAGGTAATGATTTTGTATCTGGCGGCTCAGGTAATGACTTTGTGTTTGGCAGTTCTGGTAATGATATCTTGGATGGTGGCTCAGGTAATGACTCCCTATTTGGCGGAACTGGCACAAACAATTTTATTGGCAGTAGTGGTAATGATGTCCTGGATGGAGAGGAAGGTAAGGATACCGTCGATTACACTGGTCTCGGTCGAGCCATTACTCTTTTACCCACCGGAATCGTTAACAAAAGTGGTCTTGGTAAGGATGAGCTGATCCGAGTGGAGACGATTATTGGGGATGCAGGTCAAGCTAATACTATTGATGCCTCTTCTGCTGGTAGTGGTGCCTCTGTGAACGTAAATCTGCAAAAGAACAGTTTACAGATTAATGTTGTTAATGGTCCAGTTCTGAATCGCACTGTCCAAAACTTTGTGAATGTCAAGGGTGCTGGTGGCAACGATACCATTATTGGTGATAACAACAGTAATCAACTTACTGGTGGTGCCGGAAGTGACGAGATTACTGGTGCCGGTGGTAATGATACCATTGTAGGTGTCGATCCCAACAGTATAAAGCCAGGTATTAAGGAAATTGATGTCTTAACCGGAGGAGCTGGTGCTGATAAATTTGTGATTGGAGATAGCAAAAATCCTTACTATGTCGGTGGAGGAGGATTTTTGGGTCTGAATGATTACGCTCTACTTAAGGATTTCCAATCCGGTACGGATAAAATCCAACTGAAAAAAGCCAACTATATCTTTGGATCAAACTTTATCGCTCTTAATAACGGCTTATCTTCTTCTGAGAAAAGTCTTGCTTCAGCGGAACAGATTGCTCAGGATATTGCTGGAGGTAAGAGTTTAGGTCTTGAATCTCAGCTGACCACAGGGGATAGTTTGGACTCTGTTAAGATCGCGCCTAGTTTCGGCTTTGACATTGTTGCGATTGTGTCTGGTGGCTATAACCAAGGGGATCTCTCCTTTGTATAACGATTAGTTTGGTGGCCAGTGCTTAGTAATGCGATGTTCCGTTCGCGCAGCGTCTGGCACTGCCAGTAAGGAACCGCTTCGCGATCGCGCTTCTTGATGAATCTGTCTGGTTCACTGCCGACCCTACATCTACTGTGATTAATCGTTTGGTGGGCAGTGCCTAGCAATGGGCTTTGGCTTGGTGAATCGGTCTGGTTCACTGCCGACCCTACATCAATTGTGATTAATCCTTTGGTGGGCAGTGCCTAGCAATGGGATGTTCCGTTCGCGCAGCGTCTGGCACTGCCAGTAAGGAACCGCTTCGCGATCGCGCTTCTTGGTGAATCTGTCTGGTTCACTGCCCACCCTACATCTGCCCACCCTACATCAATTGTGATTAATCCGTTGGTGGGCAGTGGCGAAAAATGCTATGACTTAGCGAATCGGTTTGGTTCACTGCCCACCCTACATCAATTGTGATTAATCCGTTGGTGGGCAGTGCCTAGCCATGGGCTATGGCTTGGTGAATCGGTTTGGTTCACTGCCCACCCTACATCAACTGATTCACTCTTTACCCCAAGTTATGACTTTTGTCAATCACTTGGGGTAATTTTTGTTTGTTTTAATAAAAATCTGCCCCATCTCCCTTGGCCAGATCGCCAGATCAATTGATTTGTAGCCATCTCAGCCCTAAGAAATCCTGTAAATACCCAGAATCCGGAAAATCGTTACAAAACTTTACATAAAACTGTAGAAAAATGGGATTTTTGGAGTGATTTAAAGAGTGATGGCAGCCAAGACCCCTTAATGGTCTTCATGGGACTTTCAGATTTTTGGGCTCCTTCCACGGCCCTGTCCCGATCTCGCTGATCGGTGATTGGAGTCTAAGATTTTGTCAAAGTCTGAGTAATCAACTGCTCATGACCATTAGGTATGGTCTTGGTGCTGCGATCCAAACGTTAGGTAAATTGAACAAAAGAGTCAATTGATCATGGCTACGTTAATAGATAGGGTAAAAAGTTTATCCAACATTTCAGCATCAGAATTAAATTCAATCAAATCACTGCCAAAATCTATCCAGAATCAGGAAGTTCCTAGCCCCCGGTTACCTAATCCTGTGGCTGCACGTTTTTCGTTACGTTCTACCCAGATAAAACAGTTAGTTCCCAATGATTCAGGCTTACAAAGATTATCATCGAAATCTATAATATCAGGGCCTTTTAACTTTATTATTGGTACTCCCAATCCTGACTTTTTAGTGGGTACTAACAAGAACGATTTAATTTTAGGACGTGGCGGAAATGACGTCATTATAGCAGTTGGTGGCAATGACCTTGTGTTTGGTGAAGGGGGAAATGACATTGTTATCGCTGGCTCAGGTAACGATTTTGTGTCTGGCGGCTCAGGTAACGACTTTGTGTTTGGCAGTTCTGGTAATGACTCTCTCGATGGTGGCTCAGGTAATGACTCCCTATTTGGCGGAACTGGCACAAACAATTTTATTGGCAGTAGTGGTAATGATGTCCTGGATGGAGAGGAAGGTAAGGATACCGTCGATTACACTGGTCTCGGTCGAGCCATTACTCTTTTACCCACGGGAATCGTTAACAAAAGTGGTCTTGGCCAGGATGAGCTGATCCGAGTGGAGACGATTATTGGGGATGCCGGTCAAGCTAATACTATTGATGCCTCTTCTGCTGGTAGTGGTGCGTCTGTGAACGTAAATCTGCAAAAGAACAGTTTACAGATTAATGTTGTTAATGGTCCGGTTCTGAATCGCACTGTCCAAAACTTTGTGAATGTCAAGGGTGCTGGTCGCAACGATACCATTATTGGTGATAACAACAGTAATCAACTTACTGGTGGTGCGGGAAGTGACAATATTACTGGTGCCGGTGGTAATGATACCATCGTAGGTGTCGATCCCAACAGTAAAAAGCCAGGTGTTAATGAAATTGATGTCTTAACCGGAGGAGCTGGTGCTGATAAATTTGTGATTGGAGATAGCAAAAATCCTTACTATGTCGGTAGAGGAGGATTTTTGGGTCTGAATGATTACGCTCTAGTTAAGGATTTCCAATCCGGTACGGATAAAATCCAACTCCACAAAGGCAGCAACTATATCTTTGGATCAAACTTTATCGCTATCAAGAAAGGCTTCCTTTCTTTTAAGACAAGTGACACAAGTATTGCTTCAGCTGAACAGATTGCTAAGAATATTGCTGGAGGTAAGAGTAATGGTGTTCAATCTCAGCTCACCACAGGGGATAGTTTGAAGTCTGTTCAGATCGTGCCTAATTTCGGCTTTGATGTTATTGCTATTGTGTCTGGTGGGTATAACCAAGGGGATCTTTCCTTTGTCTAAGCACTAGTACAGGGTGGCGGAAACAACTGACTAGTTAAAGTCTCCTTGATCTGGTTTGTTTCCTGTTTTTCCTCTGTCTTAATCCGTTGGTGGGCAGTGCGAGCGTAATTCTATCGCCAGCTTGATGAATCGGTCTGGTTCACTGCCCACCCTACATCAATTGTGATTAATCCGTTGGTGGGCAGTGTCAAGTAATGCGATGTTCCGTTCGCGCAGCGTCTGGCACTGCCAGTAAGGAACCGCTTCGCGATCGCGCTGGCTTGGTGAATCGGTTTGGTTCACTGCCCACCCTACATGAATCTGAGTGGGGCAGGGGATTTGGGGAATGCGATCGCTTTTAGCGGCTCCTAGGTCGCATCCCGTAGCGTGACCTACAGTCAATCGCGTTTTCACAAATTGTTTTCAGCAATTGTCTGATTAACTCCCTACCCCCAGTTATTGACAAAAGTCGTAACTGGGGGTAATTTTTGTTTCTATATTGTTCACTTTTCCTTACTATAAACAGAAAGATCATGAACAAGCGCAGTAAAAATAAAAAACGCCGAAAAAAGGGAAGACCTTTTTCCTATTACCCTCCTAGTTTATGGTTTTATAAAGATAATTTTCTCCCTCATGACTCTATAATCACTCCCAGTCAAGTAGACGAATGGCGCTATGAGGTTGAAAAAAGGTATCAAGATTTATATTTAGGCGTTAAATTTTGTTCTCTAGTAGATGAAAAATTGAAATCAATTGCCAACTCTGAGCAAATGACCTTTTGGCTAAAGCTGAATAAAGATAAGTCAGAGTTATATAAATTAATCGAAGAATACTATGAAATTATCTTTGAAGAAATTCCTTTTTTGATGTATCTTGATATCTACAGATATGACAGTACTGCTGAGATGTTGCCTTGGTCAGATGTCAGATGTTTTAGTAGCTCACCAGTTCCAGTAACCTTTACTGATATTGATGACTCGGGAAACATGTATGAATGGGAGGATGAGTATACCGAAGAAGACAATCCGATTCTAGAAATGTTCAGAGAGTATCCAGAGTTCAATATAGCAGATGCATTATCAACATTTATTAGCACTTACTCTCTGGAGGAAGAAGATGAAGAGATTGAAGAATAGCATGTCCGGTTAACTATTTATTATAGCGCTGCGCCCAGGGAATAGGGAGTAGGGAGTAGGGAGTAGGGAACAGGCAAAAGGCAACAGGCAACAGGCAACAGGCAACAGGCAACAGGCAACAGGCAACAGGGAAACAATCTTGTGTATCCCATTAGTATCAGAACCGCTATGGGTTCATCTCACTGTCTTGATGCAAAGCGCGAGTGGGGGAAACCCCCTGTTCCCTGTTCCCTGTTCCCTGTTCCCAAATTCAACACTTCTGAGCCATTACCCATTACCTATCCCAGGATTTTCTTAAGAAATTTCATAGTGATTAAATAGGTGGGCTTAACACCTGTTGTTCCCAATCCCCCGGAAGCTAAGGTGCTGCCTGTCAACAAGGGGTTATCAGAAGCATAGTAAGCATAACGCAGCTTTACCTTATCATCGATACTTTTTCGGATCATAGAAGCAGCTTGAATTGCCTTTTGTAAGTGTGCCCCTTCCATCTCCAAGCCAATCACATTCCAAGAGGAACTTTTGAAATAAGCTAAAATATCAGAGTTTTGCAAAGAGGTTCCCATTACTGTCACCAACGCTCCTTCATAAATGGGAATGCCATCATCTTTAAAATCCTCACTAGTTAGCTCATTAACAAAAGGATAATTATCGGCTGTTCCCTCAAAAATGTGTGCCGTTGGTAGCATTAAATCTCCCTTGTGTCCCACCAATATTCCCGCTTTTCCCATTACCGAAATCGATTTAACATTAAGTTTTTGGGATTGCCCACCGGTTTTATAAGGTTTGAGTAATTCATCCATAATCTCAAACGCTTGTTCCCCAAAAGCATAATCCATTACCAAGATAACTGGCTTTTCTTGTTCAATTATGTTATGATTAATGGGTAACTCAGGAGATAGCAAAGGGAGGGGGAACATAGCAGTATCAAAAATTTGCACGTGGATATTTGTCCCAGCTCTATCGGCCAGATAAAACATCCCATTTTGCAAGGCAAACTCCCTAACCTCTTGGTTTAGGTGGGCGTTTTCTGGTAAACTTAACTCACGGGCAATTTCCTCAATTTTTTTGTCTTCTCCCAAGGTGTGTTTCAGTGCTGATGGCGCAAATAAGCAATTCATCACGCTATGCAAATTCGCACTAATAATATGGAGTGGGCGCTCCCATAAGTTGTTTTCTAATACAAAGCCTTTAATATCAGTTGCCCACTGCGCCCCGTGGATATGATGTCCAATCCGCTCCCGCAGTGTGGAACTGAAAGTAATTTTGCGATCGCGTTGGGATTGGACTTCTTCCATCGCCACTCGACCCAGCCAATAAATAATATCAAATAGACCATTATTATCAGAGCTGCCCTGAGCCAGGCGATGGTAAGCGTGTTTGGTTTCTTCAAAGGTACGTCCTAAAAGAGTACTTAAATAAGAAAAAGCTCGATGCTGGACTTCCAGGTCTTCTGACACCAAGGACTTAGGATTATCCGGGGATTGTTGACCTGTAACCATTTCTTCGAGCTTTATCCACTCTCGTGTTGGTTGACCTTCCTCCAGAGCATGGTCTCTAATTTTATTAGCTTCGATATAAATAAAAGTCAAATGGGTAAGAATGTCATAAATCTCGCTACGCCCTCGGGTAATTTCGATCAGCATCGTTTCTTGATCAATGCGGTAGCAATTACGGCGACGTTTAGCAGGAACAATTGTCTCAAATCCTGATTGACTATACCCTTCTGCCGCCACCAGTTTGACAAAACGACACATTTCCATGCCGCAGGGTAAGCGATCGATAACATAAACTAGACCGTTCAATTCCACTTTCTGTGGGTCAGCAATCGAGCCATAAATTTCCGGTTGCAAAGTCAGCAACGCTTGCCTCAAGGCTGCACCAGAAGCACCCCCCGGCTTGTAGTATCCTCGGATAAATAGATGTCGCATGATCACATAAATCCGTTCGATAGCAGCTCGAGATTCTTGAGCACGAGTTCTTGGCGGAACCGGAATAGTCATACAGAGGCTCTGTTATGATTGCTAGCTCACCATTGGTGAATAGTGGAATGATATCAAGTATTGTTGGGTAATTGATCATTGACCCATTACCCATTAACCATCACCCATCACTTAATGAATTGCTGTGTGTTCGCGCTCCTTCAAATCCTGCACCTGTTGTTCCAAAGTAGCAATGCGGTCTATCAATGTCCGAATTAGCTTGGCCTCTACATCTGGCAGTTTGTGGTGTGCCAGAGGATCGGGTTGACTTTTTCGTGAAACAATCCGACCTGGAATGCCCACTATCGTGGAGTTATCGGGCACATCTTTCAGTACAACTGAGCCAGCCCCAATGCGAGAGCGATCGCCAATTCGGATGTTGCCTAAAACATTGGCTCCAGCACCCACCACCACATTGTGACCTAAGGTAGGGTGACGCTTACCTTTATCCTTGCCCGTTCCCCCCAGAGTTACATTCTGGTAAATCAAGCAATAGTCACCCACGATGGCGGTTTCACCAATAACTACTCCCATACCGTGGTCAATAAATACACCTTTGCCAATGGTTGCCCCTGGATGAATTTCAATCCCCGTTAGCCACCGCCCTAGATGGGACAAAAACCGAGGCAAGAAGGGAAACTCACGAGAATACAACCAGTTACCAACTCGATGTAGCATTAAAGCATGCAAACCAGGATAACAAAAGAGTACTTCTATCCAATTTCGGGCAGCTGGGTCTCGTGTGAAAATAACGTCGATATCTGCCCAAAGGGTTTGCCACCAACCAAAAGCAAAAGAGGAAGTAGTAGACCTAGAAGAAGCATCAGATCCTGCAGCGGGGTTTGTTGGTAAATCACAACTTTGGGATTTGGTACTGATGTCTTCGCTTCTAGTAAACCTAATAGGTTGTAACATTTAGATGTCTCCTGAATGACTATGACTTCCTGAGCCTTTGAGAATTATTTCCAGACTTAAGCAGGGGTGATCGGCTCAAATCACGGTATTTTTTG includes:
- a CDS encoding NB-ARC domain-containing protein is translated as MNYNTNRFEDELFIKAAKLWNLEKLYTELAQKKTIATNREIKLTPVEKACLRGLLCGYAPKKIAGALHWSCGSLSVQLTKGLYRYVETLTNRKSNTLKSWRDISIWLEAAGYKTPQQCQDWGEAPQISAFYGRTRELNTLKQWISLKRSQLVAILGIVGVGKTSLAAKLAREIQGEFDYIIWRSLSSGQPLKELLTQLIPFLSHQQSSELPEDINLLMSDFLECLREHRCLVILDDAEQILSRGTLVGQYKAGYEDYGKLFRRVGQERHQSCLLLISWEPPLQMELLEKKNYSTRSLTLNGLPTEYARKLLVANGLSEQEQDMELIKRYRGNPLGLKLAVKTIKDFFFGSVSEFLNWDDVIVPEPMKTILIEQLNRLDQSEKKVIAYLARNPTPISIKQLRHSITLDYNSQLISVLQSLERRSLMEKVSHSNRTLFTIIPIIRTVINEHEGCLL
- a CDS encoding calcium-binding protein is translated as MATLIDRVKSLSNISASELNSIKSLPKSIQNQEVPSPRLPNPVAARFSLRSTQIKQLVPNDSGLQRLSSKSIISGPFNFIIGTPNPDFLVGTNKNDLILGRGGNDVIIAVGGNDLVFGEGGNDIVIAGSGNDFVSGGSGNDFVFGSSGNDSLDGGSGNDSLFGGTGTNNFIGSSGNDVLDGEEGKDTVDYTGLGRAITLLPTGIVNKSGLGQDELIRVETIIGDAGQANTIDASSAGSGASVNVNLQKNSLQINVVNGPVLNRTVQNFVNVKGAGRNDTIIGDNNSNQLTGGAGSDNITGAGGNDTIVGVDPNSKKPGVNEIDVLTGGAGADKFVIGDSKNPYYVGRGGFLGLNDYALVKDFQSGTDKIQLHKGSNYIFGSNFIAIKKGFLSFKTSDTSIASAEQIAKNIAGGKSNGVQSQLTTGDSLKSVQIVPNFGFDVIAIVSGGYNQGDLSFV
- a CDS encoding calcium-binding protein; the encoded protein is MAKLVTELDKLSNLIPESELNLIKSLPQSIQDQVVPSPDLSKSAGTPIQLNLTQIQQLIPNDSGLKSLSSKSIISGPFNFIIGTPNPDFLVGTNKNDLILGRGGNDVIVALGGNDLVFGEEGNDIIIAGSGNDFVSGGSGNDFVFGSSGNDILDGGSGNDSLFGGTGTNNFIGSSGNDVLDGEEGKDTVDYTGLGRAITLLPTGIVNKSGLGKDELIRVETIIGDAGQANTIDASSAGSGASVNVNLQKNSLQINVVNGPVLNRTVQNFVNVKGAGGNDTIIGDNNSNQLTGGAGSDEITGAGGNDTIVGVDPNSIKPGIKEIDVLTGGAGADKFVIGDSKNPYYVGGGGFLGLNDYALLKDFQSGTDKIQLKKANYIFGSNFIALNNGLSSSEKSLASAEQIAQDIAGGKSLGLESQLTTGDSLDSVKIAPSFGFDIVAIVSGGYNQGDLSFV
- a CDS encoding RNA-guided endonuclease InsQ/TnpB family protein encodes the protein MLVYEFKLKGKQYQYNLLDEAIRTGQFIQNSCLRLWMDAKPEDKINRFALNKYCKILADNNNFPWVKKLNSMARQAHAERTWASISRFYDNCKKQIPGKKGFPKFKKNCRSVEYKTTGYQVSTDRKTIKFTDGFKAGIFKLVGSRDLHFYPFKSIKRVRVVKRVDGYYVQFCIDQERQENTQPTGKAIGLDVGIKEFYTDSNGGTCHNPKYLRKSEKKLKKLQRKLSKCKKGSKNRKKFQKKLAKQHLKVSRQRKDFVVKTARALCQSNDLVAVEDLQVKNMVKNHKLAKSISDASWSMFKSWLEYFGKVFERKIVAVKPHFTSQNCSSCGKLVKKSLSVRTHVCSCGYVLDRDENAAINILNRAGHAQINASGQINLCQLGENLADKLAG
- a CDS encoding DUF6909 family protein yields the protein MTIPVPPRTRAQESRAAIERIYVIMRHLFIRGYYKPGGASGAALRQALLTLQPEIYGSIADPQKVELNGLVYVIDRLPCGMEMCRFVKLVAAEGYSQSGFETIVPAKRRRNCYRIDQETMLIEITRGRSEIYDILTHLTFIYIEANKIRDHALEEGQPTREWIKLEEMVTGQQSPDNPKSLVSEDLEVQHRAFSYLSTLLGRTFEETKHAYHRLAQGSSDNNGLFDIIYWLGRVAMEEVQSQRDRKITFSSTLRERIGHHIHGAQWATDIKGFVLENNLWERPLHIISANLHSVMNCLFAPSALKHTLGEDKKIEEIARELSLPENAHLNQEVREFALQNGMFYLADRAGTNIHVQIFDTAMFPLPLLSPELPINHNIIEQEKPVILVMDYAFGEQAFEIMDELLKPYKTGGQSQKLNVKSISVMGKAGILVGHKGDLMLPTAHIFEGTADNYPFVNELTSEDFKDDGIPIYEGALVTVMGTSLQNSDILAYFKSSSWNVIGLEMEGAHLQKAIQAASMIRKSIDDKVKLRYAYYASDNPLLTGSTLASGGLGTTGVKPTYLITMKFLKKILG
- a CDS encoding calcium-binding protein, yielding MNLGQFTLDVNDVEQFEINGLKGDDTLTVNDLSGTDVQLVVFNGGDGNDLLDGTNAVLPLVGIGGKGNDTLIGGAGDDNLRGNAGNDSLVGGAGDDNLIGDAGNDTLIGGDGDDNLVGGDGNDVLISGNGITTFTFDTGTAFNSSDLGLDSILNFIGGQDRISLEQSTFTALTGTSSGGLASSEWAVVSDNSQVESSGALIVYNSNTGDLFYNQNGSAGGLGSGAQFATIDTSTSVNFSDFEIV
- the cysE gene encoding serine O-acetyltransferase; amino-acid sequence: MLQPIRFTRSEDISTKSQSCDLPTNPAAGSDASSRSTTSSFAFGWWQTLWADIDVIFTRDPAARNWIEVLFCYPGLHALMLHRVGNWLYSREFPFLPRFLSHLGRWLTGIEIHPGATIGKGVFIDHGMGVVIGETAIVGDYCLIYQNVTLGGTGKDKGKRHPTLGHNVVVGAGANVLGNIRIGDRSRIGAGSVVLKDVPDNSTIVGIPGRIVSRKSQPDPLAHHKLPDVEAKLIRTLIDRIATLEQQVQDLKEREHTAIH